The genomic stretch ATATAAAACGGAATCATCATCTTATGGTTGTTGGCATAAGAGGTAGAAGCCGCAATCCATGACGACATCGCGCCGTCTTCGTTAATGCCTTCTTCCAACAACTGACCCTTTTGGGTTTCCTTGTACGGCATAATGTCGTTGGCATCTTCCGGCTCGTATTTCTGGCCTTCCGGTGAGTAAATACCCACTTGGCGGAACATGCCTTCCATCCCGAAAGTACGCGCTTCGTCCGGCACGATTGGCACCAAACGCGGCCCCAATTCCTTGTGACGCGCAATGGCTACCATGACGCGAACCATTGCCATCGTGGTGGAAAGGGTGCGTTCGCCGGTGTCTTTCAAGAGTGCATCGAACATCGACAGCTCAGGAATGGCCAGCGTCTCAAAATTATGCGGACGGTTGGGTAAGTAACCCCCCAAGGCTTGGCGACGTTCGTGCAGATACTGCATTTCGGGCGAGTCTGCTGCTGGTTTGTAGAATTCCGCACTTTCGATTTGTTGCTCGGAAACCGGAATGTTGAAACGGTCGCGCAGTTTCAATAACTGGTCGGAACTCAGTTTTTTCTGCTGATGGCTGATATTCATGCCTTCGCCCGCTTCGCCCATGCCGTAACCTTTCACGGTATGCATGAGGATAACAGTAGGGCGACCGACAGAATGCACCGCATTGTGATAAGCCGCGTAGACTTTATCCTGATCGTGACCGCCGCGAATCAAGTCGTAGTAAATCTGGTCGTCGCTCATGTCGGCAACCATCGATTTCAGCTCAGGGTATTTGCCGAAGAAGCGTTCGCGGATGTACGCGCCGCCTTTGTTTTTGAAGTTCTGGTATTCGCCGTCGATGCATTCCATCATCAACTTGCGCAGCAACTGACCGTATTGCGGATCAGCCAGCAAACGATCCCAGCCTGAACCCCACAATACCTTGATCACATTCCAGCCCGCGCCCCGGAAGTTGCCTTCCAGTTCTTGCACGATTTTGCTGTTGCCGCGTACCGGGCCATCCAAGCGTTGCAGGTTGCAGTTAACCACGAACACCAGATTGTCGAGTTTTTCACGGGAAGCCAGTGCAATCGCGCCTTGGGACTGCGGCTCATCCATTTCACCGTCGCCCAGAAACGCCCAAACCTTACGGCCTTCCGCATGATTTTCAGCTTTCTTCGTCAACTCTCTGTTTTCTAAATACTTTAAAAAACGCGCTTGGTAAATGGCCATGATTGGGCCTAAGCCCATCGAGACGGTGGAAAACTGCCAGAAATTCGGCATCAAATACGGGTGCGGATAGGAAGAAATCCCCTTGCCGCCCGCTTCAATACGGAAGTTTTCCAACTGATCTTCGCCAATACGCCCTTCCAGAAAAGCGCGGGCATACGTACCTGGGGCAGTATGTCCTTGAATAAACAGCATATCGCTGCCATTCGGATGGTCATGGCCTTTCCAGAAGTGGTTATAACCCACTTCATACATAATCGCTGAAGATTGGAAGGAGGCAATGTGACCGCCGGGGGAGGCGGGTTTACGGTTGGCGCGTACCACCATCGCGGTGGCATTCCAGCGCAATGCCCGCAAAATATGGCGTTCCAGCTCTAAATTTCCTGGATAAACAGGCTGTTGGCCAACTGGAATGGTATTGACGTAAGGCGTTTGCATGTCGGGTGGCTCAATGCCAGACTCGAAGGCCTTCTCAATGGTTTTTTGTAACAAGTGGCGAGCGCGTTCCGCACCAAGGCGTTCCACCACCACATCGATGGCCTCTTGCCATTCCGCCGTTTCTTGCGGGTCAAGATCGTGATAATCCGTACTCATTAGTGTTCTCCTAGCGATTGTATTAGCAGTTACAGTGAGATTTTTTGTGTTATGCCTACCCGAAAGGGATATGTCACACCCCCTGCCTATCCCTTTCGGGCGAGATACTACTATAGATTCGCAAAGAAAGGCGTTAATTTTATGTTTAAATTATTCAATGATCATGATTTAAAAAAATAAACTTAATTATCAATTATTTGTGATTAACAAATTTATTTTTAGTTTTAGCCTTAGCATAATTGATTAATTTAACAACGATATTTACGCTATTTTTAGGTAAGAATTCAGGATAATTCGGGATGGAAAAGCAGACTTTGCTTCATTTTTGCGAGGAGGAGCGGTGACTCACAGAAAACCAATGTCTTGAATAATTATTGTTTTATTTTCAATGACTTGAATTTTAACATTCAATATTTTGGTTTGAATAGAACAGTTTGTAATGATGCAGGCGCAACCGATTGACTCGCTGATGTGCACAGATGGTTTATCACGGGAAGTGGATGCGATTCCCGCAGGCTATTAGTGACCGTCAAGCGGTGGGGTATCCGGGATCAACAGGGTAATTCCCGCCGGGATCTGGTTAGGCGAGACGATTTTTTCCTGATTGACATCGTAAATCTGGTGATATTTCTGCGCATCCCCGTAAATCTGGATGGCAATGGCCGAGAGTGAAGAGCCTTCCGCTACTTTGAAATACGTGGTGGTTGTGCCATCGGCGGCTTTTTTGGTAATGAGTGTACCGTGGGTTTTCTGTGGTTCTACTGCTGGCTGTTCTTTTGGAGCAGGCGCTTTGGGGATGTTTTCCACAACCGCTTTCGGCGGCGTGGGGGTCGGGGTGGGGGCTGGCGCACCACCCAACAGGACTTTGGTGGCTTCCAGCAGCGTATCCTGTGCCGCTTTATCGTTCCCTGATGGAGCCATCAACTCCTGTGCGGCTTCCAGTAAAGCTGCCTGATCCAGTTTGTTATCGGCGTAAACCTGCCCACTGAGCAATAGCATAGCGCTTAGCAGGCCAGCGACGGTGTGTGGCATTTCCATGCGTATTCCTCCTACTTGCTGATGCGGCGGGTGAGTATATTGAGCGATTTGCGCAAACGTTCCACCGCTGCACTGAGCGCCTGAGTTTTGTCATAGGCGGGCACGTTCACGGGCGTATCGGTTTCGCCCAGACTAAGGCGTTCGACCACCTCGGTCAGCTCATCCAGCGGGCGGGTGATATGCCGGGAGAGTCGGACAGCGACCAAACCAGAAAGCAGCAGAATCAGCGCACCCATGCCCAAGTATTTCCAGAAGGCAGACCAAACCGGCGCAAACACAACAGCGTTGTCAGCGATGCTGATCAAGGTGCCGATCGTGTGCTGGCCATTATTCAGTTTGACCGGGAAAGTGCTGATGAAACGTTCGCCTAGCTGGAATTCACTGGGCTTGCTGCCATCACCCAAACGGTCTTTGAGTTCCGGGTAATCGGTAAACAGGTTCGCGCCGGTTTTGAGGTCAGTGGGGCCGCCCCAAGCTTTGGTGGCATCGGGGTGATAGAAGTAAAAACCTTCAGGGGAAACAAACAGCAAGGTTTGGCTTGCACTTTGGGCATTTTTCACCAGCTCCACCACATCAGTCCCCAGTGTGTTCAGCAGGATCATGCCTTGCTGTTTCTTGTCGGTATCGAACAGGGATGTGCCGTAACGGATACTGGGACGTGGCGGGTCTTCCAGCACGCCGGGTGATTTTTCCTTGAGATCCAGTGGGGAAATATACACGCCGCCGTTGGGTTGCTTGAGGCTTTCGGTGACGAAATAGCGGTTCTTTTTATTCAACAATTTATCTTCGGGGATAATCGCGGCAGTGTCGCCGTTGAGACTGATGCGCACGATTTCCATGCCGTCGTTGTCGATCAAGCGTACCTGATCGTAGATGTGTCGGTTTTGGGAAAACTGGCGAAAACTGTTGCTCAAATTGGCCAGCATGAGTTTGCGGGTGGCTTCATCACCTTGTTTCAGGGCGGCCAGATACAGTCCGACATCGTTGGAATCGCGCAAATAGAACATATCCCCCTGCACGCCTTGAAAGAACATCTGTATTTGTTCGTTCACCAGCGAGAGCTTGCTGCCGCCTTTTTCGATAGCGTGCTGGTGTAGCATACTGGTGCTGGATTGCAGGGCATACCCGCCGATCAGCAGCAAAGGCAACAGGCTAACCAGCAACAGGGCTAATAGTATCTGGGTACGGATGTTATTGAGACGTAACGACATGGCGGAATCCTTATCCTGGGTGGTGAGTGGCGTTAGGGGTTGATGATCTGGTTTGCCTGTTGCTGAAATTGTTGCCGATCTGTATCCACATCAAACTCTGGCAGGAAGGCATCCAGCAAATGGGGCAAGTTTGTCTGGGTTTGGGCATATTGCTGTTTCCATGTCGCGAGTGCATCGCTAAATAACCAGTTGGCGGCAGGCCCTAGGTGGTGGATCAGCAGTTTTTGCAACGCCTCCAGTTTTTGCTGCGTCGCTGCGTTTATCGGCTCATCTCCTAGCAGCGGAGCGGGGGCGGGAGTTGTGACGAGTAAAGAGGGTGCAACAGGCGTGGCGGTTAGTACTGAGGTTGCGCGGCTATCAATGGTTTCCAGCCATTTGCTGATCAGCAGTTTAACCCGCAAGTGGGTCAGTGGCAGATTGAGTTTTATATCGGTCAGTAATAAAACAATATGCGCTTCCTTAATACGATAAGCCGCTAACATGCTGCCATCTTGCAACAGGTAAATTTCTTCATAGTTTTTATTGATGGAATGCGCGACATCAAATACTTGTTCAATCATTTGCAAGGCAGACAATAAGCTGCCGGATGAATCCTTAGGAAACGTGGATGCCATGATGGTTTGCTGATGGTAAATACAGCCGTTGTATACGCCTTGCAGTTCACAGATGTTTGCTAGCGTCTTGTCTATCATGTGGATCAGATCCCTCGGTTAATTCCAGTGTAATAGGGCATCGACTTGCTGGTTGATTTCATGCATACGCGAACGCGATTCGGTGGTTATGCCTAGCGATAAATTATCTTTGGAAATCATCAGGATATTGCCCGTTTGTGGGCTTTTGCAGATGGCGCCTTGAATGATGCCAAGCTGTGCTGATTCACCAATGGCGGGCAGCATTCCGGTCAGAAAGGCAATAAATTCATTGACTTCCTCCTCGTCAATGCTGGAATGCAAGACTTCACCCAGTTTATTGGTCAGGGTGAATCCGTTCACACCGGGAATATTAAGGACACCGGTTAACGTCTCTTCCTCTGGAATGGTGACACTCATGGCTTTTCCTTGTTAAGTATTTAGCTAAGCGTTTTCTTTATTATCGTTATTGTCCTTATATATAGCGTAAGTTTGAAAATTTCACAGGAAAAACTATAGGCTTGTCGTTGGCATCCTTCAACGATATGCCTTGAAAAATAAATACCCCCGCTTTTGACGGCGGGGGTTAGAGGAGTCGAAGCATGGTCAGGCATTTTATTGTTATTAATGTTTAAGCCTGCTCTCTGCCTCTTGGGGCTTGCTGATAAATACTTGTTGTTGTTTCGCTTGTTCTGACTGAGAACAGTATTGCAATGGCTGTGCCAAACCCGAGAATAATTTCAAGCCATTGAATATATAGAATTTGTTGTTTTTCATCGGCAAGCTGCCAAACCGTAACAGCGGCAATGTTGTCAAAAAACGACAGAGATGGCGGCAAAGGGTGACACAAGTGACAGCGCGAATAGCACAGGCAGCGTGCTAGACTCAGGCAATACCAGCCACCGAGAACAAGCCGATGAAAATGCACCTCATGCTATGCGGAATAGTCTTACTGCCCTTGCCATTACAAACCCAGCAAAAACGACTTTGCCGAAGCACTGGATGCCAGCCATTATCTGGTCGGCATTAATTGCTTCAACGGGGCATACATTGACATCCTCCCCTTCCTGAAGGAAGGGGATTCCTACTGCATTCAGCTAGATAGCTGACTGACTTCGGCGAGTTCCTGCTTCATCGAGAGGCGTAATGCCCCATCTCCACAGGCTAACAAGCGGTGTCCCCGCTCTTTGACATTGATCGCGCCGACCACATCGGCGTTATTTTCGTAGCCACATTCCACACACGCAAACACCGCTTGGCTCTGGCGGTTATCCGCCGACACATGCCCGCAACCGGGGCAGGTTTGGCTGGTGTACTGCGGCGGCACCGCAAACAGCATCCCGCCCTTCCATGCCGTCTTGTAATCTAACTGCGGCCGGAATTCCCTCCAACCTTGGTCAAGGATGGCTTTGTTTAAGCCCGACTTTGCCGCTACGTTCTTGCCGGGGTTTTCTGCCGTGCCTGCCGCTGATTTTGACATATTGCCTACCTGCAAATCTTCGACGAACACCACCGCGTGGTTTTGGCTGAGCGTGGTCGTCGCTTTGTGTAAGAAATGAAGCTGTTGAGCGGGGCGAGCCATGTGCCATCCGAGAACGTGGCAAAACGGGCGATGCCCAAGTCGATGCCGATGCTCGTGGTGGCGGTGGGGGTTGGCTGCTCCACTTCCCGTTGGGTTTGGATGCTGACAAACCATTTACCGCCCTTGCCGGACACGGTGACATTGCGTAATTCACCCAACACCTCGCGACTGTTACGGTAGCGTATCCAGCCCAGTTTGGGCAGGAAAAGGCGATTGTTACGCTGATCGAGTTTGATTTGTTTGGGGTCGGGATAGCGGAAACGGTCGCCGCTGCCTTTGCGCTTGAAGCGAGGAAAATCGGCACGTTTGGCAAAGAAGTTTTGGTAGGCCTTGTCCAAGTCCTTCAGGGCGTGCTGCAACGCCTGTGAGGGGGAATCTTTTAGCCACGCCTGCCCCGCTTCGCGTTTCCAAACGGGCAGCTTGGCTGCCATGGCCACGTAACCGATGAACTTTTCACCCGCTGCATGGTTGGCTTGTTGCAACGCTAACGCCTTGTTGTAAACAAAACGGCACGATCCCGCGTAGCGGCGTAGGTTGCGCTGTTGCTCGCCGGTGGGCTTCAGTTCGTATTTAAAGGCTTGGCGTCGTTGCATGAGATGAAGGATAGGTTAAAATCTCTGCCTTGTGCGCCTGAATCCACCGTAAATGCGGGTTTCAGCCGACAAACGGAAGAGGCGCAGCGATGCTGCCCTCGCTCTGCATCCTCGCTCTGAAGGACGAGGTTTTACGCGAAAGACGGATAAAAACCCCCGCTTTGTGGGCGGGGTTAGAAGAGTCGAGGTATGGTCAGGCGCTTTATTGTTATTGATGCTTATGCCTGCTCGCTACCTCTTGGGGCTTGCTGATAAATACTTTTTGTCGTTTCGCTTGTTCTGACTGAGAACAATTTTGCAATGGCTGTGCCAACCAAGAACATTATTTTTAAGTCATTGATAAAATTAAGATAATAAAATTTTCACTTGAGTGGAATGATTGTGTATAGCCCCGCAAACCTGTCAGAAAATGACAGGGCTGTCATTGCACCTGACAAACATGCCAGTTTGGGGAAATCGGTATATGATGAGCATCAACCGAATCTGAAAGGAGAACTCCATGATCCGATTTACCAGCCCCGCCGGAGCCAGCGTCTCAATGTTTGAGAAGGATGCGAAAGCGCTCATCCGCATGATGGGACACAGTGGCACTATCCCCAGCGCTATCCGCGCCGAAGATGTAGCCACCGCTCTGCAGCAACTGGAAGCGGCCTTGCAGACCACAGAAGAGAAACCTCAGGAAGCCCAGCCAGACAAACCGCAAGGGCAAGACGCAGAAGAAAAAGCGGTCAGTATCAACGTCCGCGCTTACCCGCTGATCGAGTTACTGAAAGCCGCGTCAGCCAAGCAGAAAAACGTCATGTGGGAAAAAGACAGCGCGTTTTTCTAGCGTTTGAGGATGTAACCATCCTGCGCCTTGAGGAAATTGGCGAATACCATCGGGAATTCCTCCACCACGGAGGTTTTCACCGCATCCAGCGCCAACAGCGCGTCGCTCCATGCCTGCATTCGCGTACTCAAGGCTATCTCCAGCGCGTAGCTTTGCTTCAGCAAGGCCAGACGCATGAACAGCGGTGCATACACACAGTCGACCAGATGGAACTGCTCACCGGCAAAATAGGGGGCTTGCTCGGCTAATACCGTATCCAGACGTTGCAAACCTTGCTGTAATGATTCGCGTGCTTCGTTAAACCCGGCCTCATCTTGCGCCGTCAACATACGGTGCTGACGCCCTAGCAATTCCGAGCAGAATTCTACCCATGCCCGTTGCCGTGCCTTTTCCAGCGGGTCAGCCGGGTGTAAGGCAGGTGGATAAACTTCATCCAGATATTCCAGAATCACCGCCGACTCAAACACAGGCGTGCCATCCACGACCAATACCGGCACTTTGCCCAGCGGGGACATGGCTTTGAACCAGTCCGGGGTTTCTTGTGGGTTGATGTGTGTAAGGGTGTAAGCGATGCCTTTCTGATTCAATGCAATGATTGAACGCTGCACAAACGGGCAAATTTTGAAACTGACGAGTTCCAGCTTTGGGGATTTGGACATGGGAAATTACCAAGGAAGTGGTGGCCGGAGACGGAATCGAACCGCCGACACGGGGATTTTCAATCCCCTGCTCTACCAACTGAGCTATCCGGCCACAGAGGGCGCTATTAAAGCGTTTTGCCTTTATTTTGTCAAGAACTAATGTTTCGGTTTTTTCTGCTACAATCCAGCGAACCCTTTACAACAACCCCAAGCGCCCCTGAATACATGGATTCCTACGGTCTAGTTTTATTTCTTCTCTGGTTAGCG from Thiothrix litoralis encodes the following:
- a CDS encoding HAMP domain-containing protein, yielding MSLRLNNIRTQILLALLLVSLLPLLLIGGYALQSSTSMLHQHAIEKGGSKLSLVNEQIQMFFQGVQGDMFYLRDSNDVGLYLAALKQGDEATRKLMLANLSNSFRQFSQNRHIYDQVRLIDNDGMEIVRISLNGDTAAIIPEDKLLNKKNRYFVTESLKQPNGGVYISPLDLKEKSPGVLEDPPRPSIRYGTSLFDTDKKQQGMILLNTLGTDVVELVKNAQSASQTLLFVSPEGFYFYHPDATKAWGGPTDLKTGANLFTDYPELKDRLGDGSKPSEFQLGERFISTFPVKLNNGQHTIGTLISIADNAVVFAPVWSAFWKYLGMGALILLLSGLVAVRLSRHITRPLDELTEVVERLSLGETDTPVNVPAYDKTQALSAAVERLRKSLNILTRRISK
- a CDS encoding DUF1840 domain-containing protein: MIRFTSPAGASVSMFEKDAKALIRMMGHSGTIPSAIRAEDVATALQQLEAALQTTEEKPQEAQPDKPQGQDAEEKAVSINVRAYPLIELLKAASAKQKNVMWEKDSAFF
- a CDS encoding glutathione S-transferase family protein; translated protein: MSKSPKLELVSFKICPFVQRSIIALNQKGIAYTLTHINPQETPDWFKAMSPLGKVPVLVVDGTPVFESAVILEYLDEVYPPALHPADPLEKARQRAWVEFCSELLGRQHRMLTAQDEAGFNEARESLQQGLQRLDTVLAEQAPYFAGEQFHLVDCVYAPLFMRLALLKQSYALEIALSTRMQAWSDALLALDAVKTSVVEEFPMVFANFLKAQDGYILKR
- the aceE gene encoding pyruvate dehydrogenase (acetyl-transferring), homodimeric type, giving the protein MSTDYHDLDPQETAEWQEAIDVVVERLGAERARHLLQKTIEKAFESGIEPPDMQTPYVNTIPVGQQPVYPGNLELERHILRALRWNATAMVVRANRKPASPGGHIASFQSSAIMYEVGYNHFWKGHDHPNGSDMLFIQGHTAPGTYARAFLEGRIGEDQLENFRIEAGGKGISSYPHPYLMPNFWQFSTVSMGLGPIMAIYQARFLKYLENRELTKKAENHAEGRKVWAFLGDGEMDEPQSQGAIALASREKLDNLVFVVNCNLQRLDGPVRGNSKIVQELEGNFRGAGWNVIKVLWGSGWDRLLADPQYGQLLRKLMMECIDGEYQNFKNKGGAYIRERFFGKYPELKSMVADMSDDQIYYDLIRGGHDQDKVYAAYHNAVHSVGRPTVILMHTVKGYGMGEAGEGMNISHQQKKLSSDQLLKLRDRFNIPVSEQQIESAEFYKPAADSPEMQYLHERRQALGGYLPNRPHNFETLAIPELSMFDALLKDTGERTLSTTMAMVRVMVAIARHKELGPRLVPIVPDEARTFGMEGMFRQVGIYSPEGQKYEPEDANDIMPYKETQKGQLLEEGINEDGAMSSWIAASTSYANNHKMMIPFYIFYSMFGFQRIGDLAWAAGDMLARGFLVGGTSGRTTLNGEGLQHQDGHSQLFAGFIPNCKSYDPTFAYEVAVIAHDGMKRMYQDGENVFYYITTLNENYTMPALPEGSEAGIIKGMYPFRTATGKAANRVQLLGCGSILREVIAAADLLQADWGVDADIWATPSLNELARDGAACARWNLLHPDQEARKPWVTQCLEGQQGPVIASTDYIRTFAEQIRAYVPGDFHVLGTDGFGRSDSREALRAHFEVDRHYVTVAALKALADQQKSSKAKGNITPQTVLDALAKYGIDPEKPNPLYA
- a CDS encoding LysM peptidoglycan-binding domain-containing protein; amino-acid sequence: MEMPHTVAGLLSAMLLLSGQVYADNKLDQAALLEAAQELMAPSGNDKAAQDTLLEATKVLLGGAPAPTPTPTPPKAVVENIPKAPAPKEQPAVEPQKTHGTLITKKAADGTTTTYFKVAEGSSLSAIAIQIYGDAQKYHQIYDVNQEKIVSPNQIPAGITLLIPDTPPLDGH